Below is a window of Frigoribacterium sp. SL97 DNA.
CTGTTGGGCCGGAAGTCGAGCTCGGCGACGACCTCGAGCACGCGTTGGCGCGTGGACTCCTTGACCTGCGGGTGACCATTGAGCACGCGTGACACGGTCATGTGCGACACACCAGCACGCTCGGCAACCTCGCGAAGACCGAGACGTTCACCGCCGCCTCTGACGCTCACCCGGGCTCCATCCTGCACGCTCCGCAACGCAGCTTGGCGTCATCTGCGCCGGCGTGGACGTGGCTCCATGGCGCTGGCTCATTGTACGGGGGCCTTGCTCACGTGGCGGTCGGCTTCCGTGACGAACACGACGGGTACCGCCGTCACGGGGCGTAGCGGACGGACATGATGGGACACGAGACACCGACCGAAGGTGAACGGTGTCAAGGTCGCCGCATGGCGCTCATCTGTCTGGTCCTCTCCGGGGCCGCTCTCTTGGTCAACGGCCTCACCCTGCTCGGGCGCGTGCCCGGCCGGGACAGCGGCGTGTTCAACGTCCTGGTCGGCGGTCTGCAGCTCGTCCTCTGCGTGGCCGTGGCCGTGTCAGCCGACGGTTCCCTGCCCATCCTCTTCGGGATCTCGGGCACCTTCTTGTTCGGCATCACGTACCTCTACGTCGGCGTGGACTCCCTCCTCGGCCTCGGCGCCGTGGGCCTGGGCTGGTTCTGCGGCCTGGTCGCCGCTCTCGCCGTCGCCTTCGCGATCGTCCACGTCGCGGACGACCCTTTCCTCGCCGTGCTCTGGACGGGATGGGCGGCGCTCTGGGCGCTGTTCTTCGTCCTGCTCGCCCTCGGCCGATCGGCCATCAGCACCTACACCGGGTGGGCCCTCGTCCTCGCGAGCCAGGTGACCACCACGGTCCCCGCGCTCCTCGGCCTCACCGGGCACTGGCCGACCGGCTCGGTCGCCACGACGGCTGCACTCCTGGCGCTCGTCGGGGTGTTCGGCGGCGCCGTCCTTCTCACCCGCCGAGCCGCCACACGTCCCCAGCCGGAACACACGCCTGCCCCCGCCGCTGCCTGACCCACCAGAACGGAACCGAGACCCATGACCACGACGACCACCACGTCCACCACGTCCGTCACCACGGCGTCACCCACCGACGACGCCCTGTCCGCGCGTTTCCGCCCGCTCTTCGACCGCATCGCCGCCGGTGCCGCGGAACGCGACCGTGAGCACCGCCTCCCCGTGGCCGAGATCCGCGAGCTCGCCGACGCGGGCTTCGGAGCCCTCCGTGTCCCCGTCGAGTTCGGGGGCTCCGGCGCCACCCTCCCGCAGCTGTTCGAGCTGCTCACCGAGCTCGCGGCGGCGGACAGCAACATCCCCCAGGCCTTGCGCGGCCACTTCGCTCTCGTCGAGGACCGCCTCGTCGCCCGGTCCGGACCGCGCGACGTCTGGCTCGAACGGTTCGGCCGCGGCGAGATCGCCGGGAACTCCTGGACCGAAGTGGGCACGGTGCAGGTCGGCGACGTCGCGACGAAGGTCAGCCCGGACCCGGACGGCGGGTTCCGCGTCACCGGGCAGAAGTACTACTCCACCGGGAGCATCTTCGCCGACTGGATCGACACGTACGCCGAACGCACGGACACCGGCGACCGGGTCATCGCGATCGTCGACGCCCGCCAGGAAGGCGTCACCCACACCGACGACTGGGACGGGTTCGGGCAGCGGACGACGGGGTCGGGCACGAGCACCTTCCGAGATGCTCGTGTCGGTGCCGACGACGTCGTGCTCTTCGACGAGCGATTCAAGTACCAGACGGCCTTCTACCAGGCCGTGCTGCTGAGCGTCCTCGCGGGCTCCGTCGTGGCGGCCGAGCGCGAGATCGCGGTCGAGGTGCGGAACCGCACCCGCGTGTTCTCCCACGGCAACGCCGACACCTTCGCCGCCGACCCGCAGATCCTGCAGGTCGTCGGCGAGGTCTCAGCCGCCGGCTTCGCCGCCCGAGCGATCGTCGACCGCGCCGCGCAGGCCCTCCAGGGCGCCTACGAGGGCGCCTTCCTGGACGAGACCGAGGACGAACAGCGGAACGACCGCGCCGAACTCGCCACCGCGCAGGCCCAGGTCGCACTGACATCGCTCGCGACCCAAGCGACCTCGCACCTGTTCGACGCGCTGGCGGCATCGGGCGTGAGCACCACGAAGAACCTGGACCGGCACTGGCGAAACGCCCGGACCGCCGGCAGCCACAACCCGTGGGTGTTCAAAGCACGCATCGTCGGCGACCACGCCGTCAACGACGTCCAGCCGCCACGGGTCTGGGCCATCGGCGCGACCCGCCGCTGATCTCAGCAGACGGGCACCGAGGACGAGGAAAGCCCTGCCGCATAAGGCAGGGCTTTTCGAGTTCGCGTCGAAGGCGCACGCCGCCGGTGGCGGCCAGACAAGCACCGAAGACGAGGAAAGCCCCTGCCGTGTTGGGCAGGGGCTTTCGAGTCTGTGCGCCTGGAGGGACTCGAACCCCCAACCTTCTGATCCGTAGTCAGATGCTCTATCCGTTGAGCTACAGGCGCGTTTCGCTGGCCGATTGGCCAGAGGAAACACTACACGAGGGAGGCGCGGGGCGCGAATCGAGGCCGACCGCGCCTCCTCGGGTCGTGTCAGTAGGTGTGCTTGCCTTCGCCGTCGCCCTTGTAGTCGCCGATCAGCTCGTCGACCTGGCC
It encodes the following:
- a CDS encoding AmiS/UreI family transporter, encoding MALICLVLSGAALLVNGLTLLGRVPGRDSGVFNVLVGGLQLVLCVAVAVSADGSLPILFGISGTFLFGITYLYVGVDSLLGLGAVGLGWFCGLVAALAVAFAIVHVADDPFLAVLWTGWAALWALFFVLLALGRSAISTYTGWALVLASQVTTTVPALLGLTGHWPTGSVATTAALLALVGVFGGAVLLTRRAATRPQPEHTPAPAAA
- a CDS encoding acyl-CoA dehydrogenase family protein, which encodes MTTTTTTSTTSVTTASPTDDALSARFRPLFDRIAAGAAERDREHRLPVAEIRELADAGFGALRVPVEFGGSGATLPQLFELLTELAAADSNIPQALRGHFALVEDRLVARSGPRDVWLERFGRGEIAGNSWTEVGTVQVGDVATKVSPDPDGGFRVTGQKYYSTGSIFADWIDTYAERTDTGDRVIAIVDARQEGVTHTDDWDGFGQRTTGSGTSTFRDARVGADDVVLFDERFKYQTAFYQAVLLSVLAGSVVAAEREIAVEVRNRTRVFSHGNADTFAADPQILQVVGEVSAAGFAARAIVDRAAQALQGAYEGAFLDETEDEQRNDRAELATAQAQVALTSLATQATSHLFDALAASGVSTTKNLDRHWRNARTAGSHNPWVFKARIVGDHAVNDVQPPRVWAIGATRR